The proteins below come from a single Neospora caninum Liverpool complete genome, chromosome IX genomic window:
- a CDS encoding glycerol-3-phosphate dehydrogenase, related: protein MEARRPSLFQVLQSGPLKVSVVGSGNWGSVIAKIVALNAKKSYVFHNEVRMWVYEEIVGGEKLTDIINKTHENTKYLPGHKLPDNLVALPDVVEACRDSDLLIFIMPHQFAMRVCEQLAEAKVVPGHARAITLLKGLHVENGKPTLFSDIFKTKLDIVDCCVLSGANVANDVAREEFAEATIGYSPEEADAALIWQQLFDTPYFKVNALPDVAGVQVCGAVKNVIAIAAGFCDGLGLGTNAKTAIIRLGVEEMKQFAMIFFDNIMAETFFDSAGYADVITTVFGGRNARCAAEFLRRGGKATWDQIEADLLKGQKLQGTLTTKEVYEVISTYEVERLFPLFSVTYEIAFKGRDPDDLIRVFKTPEVRQHKTLQECNQLVVSSVIANAKEKMFGEGLPVEGREVTEAPEGSLEDDAEVKIVQQQVKLQQQLQHLQHQQQQMQQQLHIIHNNNGSLGHRECQSPRQLTVHLSHLTPSQRMQVHRLQQQLQYRQIHKCHDRAPPTPMSHPELGRNSL from the exons ATGGAGGCACGGcgtccttcgctcttccAAGTACTTCAGAGCGGGCCTCTCAAG GTGTCCGTCGTCGGCAGTGGAAACTGGGGGAGTGTCATTGCCAAGATTGTTGCCTTGAACGCAAAGAAGTCATACGTCTTTCATAATGAG GTCCGGATGTGGGTCTACGAGGAAATTGtcggcggagagaagctTACCGACATTATCAATAAGACGCACGAGAACACAAAGTATCTGCCGGGCCATAAACTGCCAGACAACTTGGTCGCTTTGCCAGACGTGGTGGAAGCATGCAGAGATTCGGATCTACTGATTTTCATCATGCCTCACCAATTTGCCATG AGGGTCTGCGAGCAGTTGGCAGAAGCAAAAGTCGTCCCGGGGCATGCGAGGGCCATCACGTTGCTCAAGGGTCTACACGTTGAAAATGGTAAACCAACTCTGTTCTCTGATATCTTCAAAACAAAGCTTGATATCGTCGACTGCTGCGTCCTCTCGG GAGCCAATGTGGCCAATGACGTTGCACGTGAAGAGTTTGCGGAGGCGACAATTGGGTACAGTcctgaagaggcagacgctgcCTTGATCTGGCAACAGCTCTTCGATACACCATACTTTAAAGTTAATGCCTTACCCGATGTCGCTGGCGTCCAG GTCTGCGGTGCCGTAAAGAATGTCATTGCCATCGCGGCAGGATTCTGTGATGGTTTGGGACTCGGCACCAATGCCAAAACTGCGATCATTCGCCTCGGCGTGGAGGAAATGAAACAGTTTGCTATGATATTCTTCGACAATATCATGGCG GAAACATTCTTCGACAGTGCGGGATATGCAGACGTGATTACTACTGTCTTCGGAGGACGGAATGCGCGCTGTGCTGCTGAGTTTTTacggcgaggagggaaagcaACGTGGGACCAGATTGAAGCCGACTTGCTAAAAGGACAGAAGCTGCAG GGCACTTTAACGACCAAAGAGGTCTACGAGGTCATAAGCACTTACGAAGTAGAACGACTGTTCCCACTCTTTTCCGTCACATATGAAATCGCTTTCAAAGGAAGAGACCCCGACGACCTGATTCGTGTCTTCAAAACCCCCGAAGTTCGTCAGCACAAAACACTGCAAGAATGTAATCAGCTtgtcgtctcctccgtcaTTGCAAATGCGAAAGAAAAG ATGTTTGGCGAAGGCCTGCCCGTGGAGGGCCGAGAGGTAACTGAAGCGCCTGAGGGTAGCCTTGAAGATGACGCTGAAGTTAAGATCGTGCAGCAACAAGTTAAGCTGCAACAGCAGCTCCAACATCTTCAGCATCAGCAACAGCAAATGCAACAGCAGCTGCACATTATTCACAATAACAATGGATCTCTAGGCCACCGAGAGTGCCAGTCGCCTCGGCAGTTGACTGTCCACCTTTCTCACCTTACGCCCTCGCAAAGAATGCAAGTCCACCGACTGCAACAGCAACTCCAGTATAGGCAAATTCACAAATGCCACGATCGGGCACCCCCTACACCAATGAGCCACCCAGAACTTGGACGAAACTCCTTGTGA